A single region of the Parasphingorhabdus litoris DSM 22379 genome encodes:
- a CDS encoding MaoC family dehydratase, whose translation MLYYEDIQINVVQKYGSYEVTREEVIEFASKYDPQPFHLDDEAAAKTHFGRLSASGWHSAAMMMRMMVDQMTANKQAGLGSPGVENLRWLKPVYPGDTLRCEHVTLEKRQSESRPEMGIMKGKITVLNQHDEPVMTMESTGLIEVRGD comes from the coding sequence ATGCTCTATTATGAAGATATCCAGATCAATGTTGTTCAGAAATATGGTTCTTATGAAGTCACTCGTGAGGAAGTGATTGAATTTGCTTCCAAATATGATCCGCAGCCTTTCCATCTAGACGATGAAGCTGCTGCAAAAACCCATTTTGGCCGCCTGTCCGCCAGTGGGTGGCACAGCGCGGCGATGATGATGCGCATGATGGTTGACCAGATGACCGCCAATAAACAGGCCGGATTGGGATCACCAGGCGTTGAGAATCTGCGCTGGCTAAAGCCCGTTTATCCGGGCGATACGCTACGTTGTGAGCATGTGACACTGGAAAAACGACAGTCAGAAAGCCGCCCGGAAATGGGGATTATGAAGGGCAAGATCACGGTGCTTAATCAGCATGATGAGCCGGTTATGACGATGGAGAGTACAGGATTGATCGAAGTTCGCGGAGACTAA
- the mutL gene encoding DNA mismatch repair endonuclease MutL has product MSIRRLPNSLINRIAAGEVVERPASALKELVENAIDAGSSQINIRLEQGGLDLIEVADNGCGMTRDDIALALERHATSKLPDEAIEMVATLGFRGEALPSIASVSRLTIESRVEGEDGWSRIVNHGEVESDGPAAIPPGTKVRVEQLFAKVPARRKFLRTPRSEYAACVDVVRRLAMARPDIGFALTHENRRAIAVQGGESGPDRVAALTNKELRANSVAVDLVREDVRLSGVAGLPTYNRGVADHQFLFVNGRPVKDRLLVGAVRGAYAEMLARDRHPVVALFIDMPPDLVDVNVHPAKTEVRFREPAMIRGMIVSGLRRALDEGGFRAVQRPAESALANWQTEPPAPDPQTNIFTAQGPIGGRTTIQSQPYPSAASAVQDNASAFRALNPDELAPLMGRAEEAVEPVPEAISHPLGIARGQVAKTYIVAEAEDGLVIVDQHAAHERLVLERMRKAVEGGSVASQALLMAEVVELDENACDRLEARAVELSEFGLELERFGPSAMLVRATPAMLGSGDVKGLITDLADELGAYDEALSLKERIDHVASTMACHGSVRAGRVLNVAEMNALLREMEVTPHSGQCNHGRPTWVKLAHGDIEKLFGRK; this is encoded by the coding sequence ATGTCAATAAGAAGACTCCCAAATAGCCTGATCAATCGAATCGCAGCCGGTGAAGTGGTCGAGCGTCCTGCCAGCGCGTTAAAAGAGCTGGTTGAAAACGCAATTGATGCAGGATCCAGCCAAATCAATATCCGCCTTGAGCAAGGCGGACTGGATCTGATCGAGGTGGCGGACAATGGTTGCGGCATGACCCGTGATGATATTGCACTGGCCCTAGAACGCCACGCGACGTCAAAGCTGCCTGATGAAGCCATTGAAATGGTCGCGACGTTGGGCTTTCGCGGTGAAGCACTGCCGTCCATTGCGAGTGTTTCGCGGCTGACCATCGAAAGCCGGGTAGAGGGTGAAGATGGGTGGAGCCGCATTGTAAACCACGGCGAGGTTGAGAGTGACGGACCCGCAGCGATACCGCCGGGCACAAAGGTGCGGGTCGAACAGCTATTCGCCAAGGTGCCGGCCAGACGAAAATTCCTGCGCACGCCGCGCAGTGAATATGCGGCCTGTGTTGATGTTGTCAGGCGGCTTGCCATGGCACGCCCGGATATTGGCTTCGCACTCACGCATGAGAATCGCAGGGCGATTGCCGTGCAAGGTGGTGAAAGCGGTCCGGACCGTGTGGCTGCGCTGACCAACAAGGAACTGCGCGCCAATAGTGTGGCAGTCGATCTGGTACGCGAAGATGTTCGATTGTCCGGTGTAGCGGGGCTTCCGACCTATAATCGCGGTGTAGCGGATCATCAGTTTCTGTTCGTCAACGGACGGCCTGTCAAAGACCGTCTTTTGGTTGGTGCGGTACGCGGAGCCTATGCGGAAATGCTCGCGCGGGATCGTCATCCTGTTGTGGCTCTATTTATCGACATGCCGCCGGACCTTGTGGACGTGAATGTGCATCCGGCCAAAACCGAGGTTCGTTTCCGCGAACCGGCGATGATTCGCGGTATGATTGTCAGCGGCTTACGGCGCGCGTTGGATGAAGGTGGCTTTCGGGCGGTCCAGCGTCCCGCTGAGTCCGCATTGGCCAATTGGCAGACAGAACCGCCTGCACCCGATCCACAGACGAACATATTTACAGCGCAAGGGCCGATTGGGGGCCGAACGACGATCCAGTCACAACCCTATCCATCTGCGGCCAGCGCTGTGCAAGATAATGCGAGCGCCTTTCGTGCGCTGAACCCTGATGAGCTGGCGCCATTGATGGGACGCGCTGAAGAAGCGGTAGAACCGGTTCCCGAAGCGATCAGTCATCCGCTTGGCATTGCCCGCGGGCAAGTTGCAAAAACTTATATCGTTGCCGAAGCAGAGGACGGGTTGGTCATTGTCGATCAACATGCAGCGCATGAGCGATTGGTGCTGGAGCGCATGCGCAAAGCGGTTGAAGGAGGTTCTGTCGCTTCTCAGGCTCTGCTTATGGCCGAAGTGGTCGAGCTTGATGAAAATGCTTGTGACCGATTGGAAGCACGCGCGGTTGAGCTTTCAGAATTCGGTCTGGAACTGGAACGGTTTGGACCCTCTGCCATGTTGGTGCGGGCAACTCCGGCAATGCTCGGTTCTGGCGACGTGAAGGGACTGATTACCGATCTCGCTGACGAACTAGGGGCGTATGACGAAGCCTTGTCGCTTAAGGAAAGGATCGATCATGTGGCATCTACCATGGCTTGCCATGGGTCGGTAAGGGCAGGGCGCGTACTCAATGTCGCGGAAATGAATGCGCTTTTGCGCGAGATGGAAGTGACCCCGCATTCCGGACAATGCAATCATGGGCGCCCGACATGGGTTAAACTGGCGCATGGCGATATTGAAAAACTCTTTGGGAGGAAGTGA
- a CDS encoding alkaline phosphatase family protein, with the protein MIRHILQLFITGLLLAGCAATQSSGTAGAGDTPLSAQQNRETVTILISIDGFRPDYLNRGITPNLSTLAASGVYADMRSSFPTKTFPNHWTLVTGKRPDNHGIVGNSMEDKARPGERFTMSNKDPFWWNQAEPIWITAEKQGVRSATMFWPGSEVELDGTRPGDWWPFSQALSNDRRINAVVDWMRRPAATRPQLITLYFDTVDTAGHFFGPAPGEKLHAAIGAVDQNIGVLKNQLLELGQPVNFIITSDHGMAETHPDRVIYLDNILPRDQYRLVVDGNYAGIEPLTDDMSAINTAFLKPHENMECWKREDIPARFQYGKNPRVPSILCLPETGWVIYQDKPQWMTGIGGGHGYDHLHPDMIAFFLANGPDIQSNGKIETFDNVDIYSLIAHLVDVKPNASDGDISSFEQALKP; encoded by the coding sequence ATGATTCGTCACATATTACAGCTATTTATAACCGGCCTGCTTCTGGCCGGCTGCGCCGCTACGCAGTCTTCAGGAACAGCCGGAGCCGGAGACACCCCTCTTTCCGCGCAACAGAATCGGGAGACTGTCACGATTTTGATATCGATCGATGGCTTTCGTCCCGATTACCTGAATCGCGGCATTACCCCCAATCTCAGCACCTTGGCGGCATCGGGCGTATATGCCGATATGCGCTCCAGCTTCCCGACCAAGACCTTCCCCAACCATTGGACTTTGGTCACGGGTAAAAGACCGGATAACCACGGCATTGTTGGCAACAGCATGGAAGATAAGGCGCGCCCCGGCGAACGGTTCACAATGTCCAACAAGGACCCATTTTGGTGGAATCAAGCGGAACCGATCTGGATCACTGCCGAAAAACAGGGCGTGAGATCCGCAACCATGTTCTGGCCGGGATCGGAAGTCGAACTGGATGGCACGCGTCCCGGCGACTGGTGGCCCTTTTCGCAAGCTCTTTCGAACGACCGCCGAATCAATGCCGTTGTTGATTGGATGCGGCGGCCCGCAGCGACACGGCCTCAGTTGATCACACTCTATTTCGACACCGTCGATACAGCCGGGCATTTTTTCGGGCCCGCACCGGGTGAAAAACTGCATGCTGCGATCGGCGCAGTTGATCAAAATATCGGAGTTTTGAAAAACCAACTCCTGGAACTCGGTCAGCCGGTCAATTTCATAATCACGTCTGATCATGGCATGGCGGAAACCCATCCTGACCGCGTCATCTATCTCGACAATATCCTGCCACGTGACCAATATCGATTGGTGGTCGATGGCAATTATGCAGGCATAGAGCCACTGACAGATGACATGAGCGCGATCAATACAGCGTTTCTGAAGCCGCATGAGAATATGGAATGCTGGAAAAGAGAAGATATTCCGGCGCGCTTTCAATATGGGAAAAACCCGCGTGTCCCATCTATCCTTTGCTTACCCGAAACCGGCTGGGTCATTTATCAGGATAAACCGCAATGGATGACCGGAATTGGCGGTGGTCATGGCTATGACCATCTGCATCCGGACATGATCGCCTTCTTTCTTGCCAATGGTCCGGATATTCAGAGCAACGGTAAAATAGAAACTTTCGACAATGTTGATATCTACTCGCTGATAGCGCATTTGGTCGACGTGAAACCAAATGCAAGTGACGGCGATATCTCTTCATTTGAACAGGCGCTAAAACCCTGA
- the mreD gene encoding rod shape-determining protein MreD gives MAKSYRSRINRQPSQFRIKFIPSITVILGSMVTAMPLITDYPVLPPFGLLILLSWRLIRPGYWPVWAGFPLGMVDDMFSGQPFGSAAFLWSLVFIALETLDRRGVGRDYWQDWLIASLSIIFVLIGGMLIIDFQSNLLRLEILVPQILLSILLYPFVTRFIGAIDNWRLAR, from the coding sequence ATGGCGAAATCCTATCGTTCTCGCATCAACCGGCAACCTTCGCAATTTCGCATCAAATTCATACCGTCCATTACGGTCATCCTCGGTTCGATGGTGACCGCCATGCCTCTTATCACCGACTATCCTGTATTACCGCCATTCGGTCTGCTGATATTATTATCCTGGCGCTTGATCCGACCTGGCTATTGGCCTGTATGGGCTGGATTTCCATTGGGAATGGTCGATGACATGTTCAGTGGGCAACCTTTTGGCAGTGCTGCCTTTCTTTGGTCATTAGTATTTATCGCGCTTGAGACCCTCGACCGCCGCGGTGTCGGCAGGGATTATTGGCAAGACTGGCTAATCGCCTCCCTTTCCATCATTTTTGTGTTAATAGGCGGTATGCTCATAATTGACTTTCAAAGCAATTTGCTCCGACTGGAAATCTTGGTGCCGCAAATATTGCTTTCGATCCTTTTATATCCGTTCGTAACGCGCTTTATCGGGGCTATCGATAATTGGCGGCTTGCGCGATGA
- a CDS encoding sugar kinase: MADYLSFGEIMLRLKTQGHERFFQSPSFEASFGGGEANVAVALSNYGLSAGFVTALPDNDIGSAAIGELRRFGVDTSQIRRSGDRVGIYYLESGANQRPSKVIYDRAHSAICECGPGDFDWKAIFGGARWLHITGITPALSQSAADLSLECVKEAKEAGLTVSCDFNFRGKLWKYGKSAPQVMTELVKHVDVGIANEEDCQKSLGISVDVDVETGELDARKYEALSEKVLELYPDMSTIAITLRESHSADRNGWSACLRDRNNDFLLSRHYEITDIIDRVGGGDSFASALIYGLNSYEDRQQALEFAVAGSCLKHSILGDFNRVTVSEIEKLMAGDGSGRVQR; the protein is encoded by the coding sequence TCAGTCACCGTCCTTCGAAGCCAGCTTTGGAGGCGGCGAAGCTAATGTCGCGGTGGCATTGAGCAACTATGGCCTGTCTGCAGGCTTTGTAACTGCGCTGCCTGATAACGATATTGGTTCAGCGGCAATCGGTGAATTACGCCGCTTTGGTGTGGATACGTCGCAGATTCGCCGCTCAGGTGACAGGGTGGGGATTTATTATCTGGAGTCCGGGGCAAACCAGCGTCCTTCCAAAGTGATCTATGATCGGGCGCATAGCGCGATTTGTGAATGCGGACCGGGTGACTTTGACTGGAAAGCGATCTTTGGTGGTGCCCGCTGGCTTCACATCACCGGGATTACGCCTGCTCTCAGCCAGTCTGCAGCCGATCTGAGCTTGGAATGTGTAAAAGAGGCCAAAGAAGCAGGCCTTACCGTTTCGTGCGACTTTAATTTTCGTGGGAAGCTTTGGAAATATGGCAAGAGCGCGCCGCAAGTGATGACCGAGCTGGTCAAGCATGTCGATGTCGGCATAGCCAATGAAGAGGATTGCCAGAAGTCATTGGGCATTAGCGTTGATGTCGATGTCGAGACTGGGGAGTTGGACGCCAGGAAATATGAAGCTTTGTCAGAGAAAGTGCTGGAGCTTTATCCTGACATGTCAACCATCGCTATTACCTTGAGAGAAAGCCATAGCGCGGATCGCAACGGTTGGTCTGCCTGCTTGCGAGACCGGAACAACGACTTTCTGCTTTCCCGCCACTACGAGATCACCGATATTATCGACCGCGTTGGCGGCGGCGACAGTTTTGCCTCGGCCTTGATTTATGGCTTGAACAGTTACGAGGACCGTCAGCAGGCACTGGAATTTGCCGTCGCAGGAAGTTGTCTTAAACATTCCATCCTTGGCGATTTCAACCGCGTTACCGTCAGCGAGATTGAAAAGCTTATGGCTGGTGATGGATCGGGGAGAGTGCAAAGATAG
- the mrdA gene encoding penicillin-binding protein 2 — protein sequence MSISGGKTISGAVQALTFSRRATVVGGLQIGIGVLLAGRMAYISVAENERYQLLSESNRVNLTLVPPRRGWLIDRNGKPIANNKTDFRVDLIPDRMRDKDKTVATLAELLSLNQEEIDRIDKELKQASSFQPVQVATGLDWEKFAAVSVRLPDLPGVSPRQGFSRFYPTGAAVGHLVGYVGIASAEEYKENPDPILVTPGYKIGKDGLEKTFEDSLQGKPGAKRVEVTARGKIVRELDTRPDIPGKPLQLALDADLQEYAARRLGPESGSVVVMDCQNGDILTMTSMPSFDPNSFSDGIGQTEYGMLRDDDHVPLRDKSLKGLFPPGSTIKPMVSLALLRGGIDPEETVSCPGGLRVGNRFFNCHSTHGSVNMKKANAQSCDTYFYKMALRVGYDSIALMARELGLGAKYDLPVASQSYGTVPDTQWIKKRHEREWAAFDTVNSSIGQGYFLSNPLQLCVMTARMASGRKLEPKLLFEQDRPAATPLDISPEHLSYVRDAMSEVVNGVGTARRARLPLENIQLGGKTGTAQVVSLKYGRGGRDVPWKFRDHGLFVCFAPVDNPRYAAAVVIQHGGGSSSAYPVARDVMTFIYDREKAMEKLAVLEESWGGTISERMDGQLAAYRAQKELEKAIAEGRVPPAQTEATGESSAAEVGQ from the coding sequence ATGAGTATTTCCGGCGGCAAAACCATTAGCGGGGCAGTACAGGCGCTCACTTTTTCCCGGCGAGCTACGGTTGTGGGCGGGCTACAGATCGGTATAGGCGTTCTGTTGGCTGGTCGCATGGCCTATATTTCGGTCGCAGAAAATGAACGCTATCAGCTGTTATCGGAAAGCAATCGCGTTAACCTCACGCTTGTTCCGCCCCGACGCGGCTGGCTGATTGATCGCAATGGCAAACCGATTGCGAATAACAAAACAGATTTCAGGGTTGATCTCATTCCCGATCGTATGCGCGATAAGGACAAAACTGTCGCGACACTGGCAGAGCTTTTGTCTCTCAATCAGGAAGAAATTGACCGCATTGACAAGGAACTGAAACAGGCTTCCAGCTTTCAACCGGTCCAAGTCGCGACAGGATTGGATTGGGAAAAATTCGCAGCTGTCAGTGTACGTTTACCGGATCTTCCTGGCGTTTCGCCAAGGCAGGGATTTTCGAGATTTTATCCGACAGGAGCAGCAGTGGGGCATCTGGTCGGCTATGTCGGCATAGCCTCTGCTGAGGAATATAAGGAAAATCCTGACCCGATACTGGTCACGCCAGGATATAAGATTGGCAAAGACGGCCTTGAAAAAACATTTGAAGATAGTCTGCAAGGAAAGCCCGGTGCGAAGCGTGTAGAAGTCACTGCTCGCGGGAAGATCGTTCGAGAACTCGACACACGTCCGGATATACCTGGCAAACCATTACAACTCGCACTTGATGCCGATTTACAGGAATATGCAGCTCGGCGGCTTGGTCCGGAGTCTGGTTCGGTCGTCGTGATGGACTGTCAGAACGGGGACATACTTACCATGACCTCCATGCCGTCCTTTGACCCCAACAGTTTTTCCGACGGGATCGGTCAGACTGAATATGGCATGTTGCGCGATGATGATCATGTTCCGTTGCGTGACAAATCGCTCAAGGGACTGTTTCCCCCCGGCTCTACTATAAAGCCGATGGTTTCACTCGCCTTGCTGCGCGGCGGTATTGATCCGGAGGAAACCGTCAGCTGTCCCGGCGGGCTAAGGGTAGGCAATCGATTCTTCAACTGCCACAGCACGCATGGCAGTGTGAATATGAAGAAAGCGAACGCACAAAGCTGCGATACATATTTCTATAAAATGGCCCTGCGCGTCGGCTATGACTCCATCGCGTTGATGGCACGTGAATTGGGGCTAGGTGCAAAATATGATCTGCCGGTCGCCTCACAAAGCTATGGCACCGTTCCGGATACACAGTGGATCAAAAAGCGACATGAGCGCGAATGGGCCGCTTTTGATACAGTCAATAGCTCGATCGGTCAGGGATATTTCCTGTCCAACCCCTTGCAGCTTTGCGTCATGACCGCCCGCATGGCATCGGGACGGAAGCTGGAGCCCAAATTGCTTTTCGAACAGGATCGACCAGCAGCAACACCTCTTGATATTTCTCCGGAGCATCTCTCCTATGTTCGCGACGCCATGAGCGAGGTTGTAAACGGCGTCGGAACAGCACGACGCGCTCGACTGCCGCTTGAAAACATACAACTGGGGGGGAAAACCGGCACCGCGCAGGTCGTCAGCCTCAAATATGGTCGTGGCGGCCGCGATGTCCCATGGAAATTTAGGGATCATGGGCTGTTCGTCTGCTTTGCGCCGGTTGATAATCCCCGTTACGCAGCGGCCGTCGTCATCCAACATGGAGGCGGCTCTTCATCCGCTTATCCCGTTGCGCGTGACGTCATGACATTCATCTACGACCGCGAGAAGGCGATGGAGAAGCTGGCCGTATTGGAAGAAAGTTGGGGCGGTACGATTTCGGAACGGATGGACGGCCAACTCGCCGCCTATCGCGCTCAGAAAGAGCTGGAAAAGGCGATAGCCGAAGGTCGGGTCCCACCAGCTCAAACCGAGGCAACGGGTGAGAGTTCGGCTGCTGAAGTGGGGCAATAG
- the mreC gene encoding rod shape-determining protein MreC: MAPPNNRRPGFSKRAQYSIFASYLLGILGAVVGLLLLLISIVDPQGFAVLRTIGAEATAPVSKTLAEIGGATGDAGENISAYFNAASKNAAMKRELESSRIEILEARALKQENERLKRLLDLDQEVPDDIGMARLISSTSSSSRRMATLGLGTTDGILIGQPVRAPEGLVGRVLEAGPTTARILLVSDGQNVTPVKRASDELPAFATGRGDGTVEVRPINLGTNPFKGGDLLITSGSGGLYAPGIPVAVVIRKTDTGAIARILANSAKVSHVIVQPMFQAETVAAIKQENIDQAESAAEGGE; encoded by the coding sequence ATGGCGCCGCCAAATAACCGGCGCCCAGGATTTTCCAAGCGGGCGCAATATAGTATATTCGCGAGCTACTTACTGGGCATATTGGGAGCTGTTGTCGGGCTCCTCTTGCTGCTTATCTCGATTGTTGACCCTCAAGGTTTTGCCGTTCTTCGCACTATTGGCGCAGAAGCCACCGCTCCCGTCAGCAAAACACTCGCCGAAATTGGCGGTGCCACAGGCGATGCCGGAGAAAATATCTCTGCCTATTTTAACGCCGCTTCCAAAAATGCCGCAATGAAGCGGGAATTGGAGAGCAGCCGCATCGAGATATTGGAGGCGCGCGCCCTCAAACAAGAAAATGAGCGTTTGAAACGCTTGCTCGATCTTGATCAGGAAGTACCTGATGACATTGGCATGGCACGTCTTATCAGCTCCACTTCATCCAGTTCCCGGCGTATGGCTACGCTCGGCCTGGGAACCACTGATGGTATTTTGATCGGACAGCCCGTTCGCGCGCCGGAAGGCCTGGTTGGCCGGGTTTTGGAAGCTGGTCCGACAACCGCACGCATTTTACTTGTTTCCGACGGCCAAAACGTGACTCCTGTTAAACGCGCCAGCGATGAATTGCCCGCCTTTGCAACCGGTCGCGGCGACGGCACCGTTGAGGTGCGTCCCATTAATCTGGGAACAAACCCCTTTAAGGGCGGAGACTTGTTGATCACTTCAGGCAGTGGCGGACTTTATGCACCGGGTATCCCCGTTGCGGTGGTTATTCGCAAAACCGACACCGGGGCAATTGCTCGAATATTAGCCAATTCTGCCAAAGTCAGCCACGTGATCGTGCAGCCGATGTTTCAGGCTGAGACGGTCGCCGCGATCAAACAGGAGAATATTGATCAGGCCGAAAGCGCTGCCGAAGGCGGAGAATAA
- a CDS encoding rod shape-determining protein, protein MAFNLFKFRSQDMAIDLGTANTVVYVRGQGIVLNEPSVVAIETVNGIKKVKAVGNDAKMMMGKTPDSIEAIRPLRDGVIADIDVAEQMIKHFIQKVNGKSKLFSYPEIVICVPSGSTSVERRAIRDAASNAGASQVFLIEEPMAAAIGADMPVTEPIGSMVVDVGGGTTEVAVLSLRGLAYTTSVRTGGDKMDEAIVSYVRRHHNLLIGETTAERIKKDFGVAQAPADGVGHTIHIKGRDLVNGVPKEISINQGQIAEALSEPIGTIIEGVRIALENTAPELAADIVDQGIVLTGGGALISGLDEALSDETGLPVTVAEDPLACVAIGTGRAMEDDMFRGVLTTA, encoded by the coding sequence ATGGCATTTAATCTGTTCAAGTTCAGATCGCAGGATATGGCAATCGACCTGGGGACAGCCAATACGGTTGTATACGTACGTGGTCAGGGAATCGTACTCAACGAACCATCGGTTGTTGCCATTGAGACAGTCAACGGCATCAAAAAAGTGAAAGCCGTTGGCAATGACGCAAAAATGATGATGGGCAAGACGCCTGACAGCATCGAGGCGATTCGTCCCCTACGTGATGGCGTGATTGCCGACATTGATGTCGCCGAACAGATGATTAAGCATTTCATCCAGAAAGTGAACGGCAAGAGCAAGCTGTTCAGCTATCCCGAAATCGTAATCTGTGTGCCTTCAGGATCCACATCGGTCGAGCGCCGCGCCATTCGTGATGCTGCGTCCAATGCAGGCGCCAGCCAAGTGTTCTTGATCGAAGAGCCCATGGCAGCCGCCATTGGCGCTGATATGCCAGTGACCGAGCCGATCGGCTCTATGGTCGTTGACGTGGGCGGCGGGACAACGGAAGTCGCCGTTCTCTCGCTGCGCGGCTTGGCTTACACGACATCTGTTCGCACTGGTGGCGACAAGATGGATGAAGCGATTGTCTCCTACGTCCGCCGTCATCACAATTTGCTGATCGGTGAAACCACGGCGGAGCGGATCAAGAAAGACTTCGGCGTGGCGCAAGCACCTGCGGACGGCGTCGGCCACACAATCCACATTAAAGGCCGCGATCTGGTCAACGGCGTGCCCAAGGAAATCTCGATCAATCAGGGACAGATTGCAGAAGCACTGAGCGAGCCTATTGGTACGATTATCGAAGGCGTCCGGATTGCTCTTGAAAATACAGCGCCGGAACTGGCCGCAGATATTGTCGATCAAGGTATTGTCCTGACCGGTGGCGGCGCGTTGATCTCTGGTCTTGATGAAGCGCTCAGCGATGAAACCGGATTGCCGGTAACCGTTGCCGAAGATCCCCTCGCCTGTGTTGCCATAGGAACAGGCCGAGCGATGGAAGACGACATGTTCCGCGGTGTTCTCACAACAGCTTAA
- the rodA gene encoding rod shape-determining protein RodA — MASFGFVVLYSAAGGSLTPWAGLHMVRFLVFLGMAIIFSRLKENFWKTIAFPVYIVVVIMLLGVELLGAVRGGSQRWLSLGFIRIQPSELMKPAIILAVARFYDLLPAGQIRTWGAIWPLLLLLSFPCALILMQPDLGTTITVVAGAMTVAFLAGLPMRLFIGGAAAIAVIAPLAYFFALEDYQQRRVTTFLNPENDPLGAGYHISQSKIAIGSGGIFGKGFLNGTQSHLDYLPEGHTDFVFATMAEEWGLMGGIAVLFGFFLLFRWGLGVAMKAKTRFSQLLAAGLSTTIFFYVAINLMMVMGLAPVVGIPLPFLSHGGSSMMTIMICIGILMAIDRHPGRRSGTFG; from the coding sequence ATGGCAAGCTTCGGCTTCGTCGTGCTCTATTCTGCGGCTGGCGGCAGCCTGACTCCCTGGGCCGGCCTCCACATGGTCAGGTTTCTGGTGTTTCTGGGAATGGCCATCATATTTTCGCGATTGAAGGAAAATTTCTGGAAAACAATCGCTTTCCCCGTTTACATCGTCGTGGTCATCATGCTTCTCGGCGTCGAACTCCTTGGTGCAGTACGCGGTGGTAGTCAGAGATGGCTAAGCCTTGGATTCATTCGGATTCAACCATCGGAACTGATGAAGCCTGCGATCATTCTGGCGGTAGCGCGTTTTTATGATCTCTTGCCAGCGGGGCAGATTAGGACATGGGGGGCAATCTGGCCCTTGCTGTTACTGCTGTCTTTTCCTTGCGCCCTAATCTTGATGCAGCCTGATCTCGGCACCACTATCACCGTAGTGGCAGGTGCAATGACGGTCGCTTTTTTGGCAGGTTTGCCGATGCGTCTATTTATCGGAGGGGCGGCTGCGATTGCCGTGATAGCTCCTCTCGCTTATTTCTTTGCGCTTGAAGACTATCAGCAACGCCGTGTGACGACATTTCTCAACCCTGAAAATGACCCATTGGGTGCCGGCTATCATATCAGCCAATCCAAAATCGCGATCGGCTCTGGCGGCATTTTCGGCAAAGGTTTTTTGAACGGAACGCAAAGCCATCTGGACTATCTACCGGAAGGCCATACCGACTTTGTATTTGCAACGATGGCAGAAGAATGGGGTTTAATGGGCGGGATTGCCGTTTTGTTCGGTTTTTTCCTATTGTTCCGCTGGGGGCTTGGCGTGGCCATGAAAGCGAAGACCCGTTTTTCCCAGCTTTTAGCAGCGGGCCTTTCAACCACCATATTCTTCTACGTTGCGATCAACCTAATGATGGTCATGGGCCTCGCACCAGTCGTTGGCATACCCCTGCCCTTTTTGAGCCATGGCGGTTCATCCATGATGACAATCATGATCTGTATTGGAATATTGATGGCGATCGATCGTCATCCAGGGCGGCGCAGCGGAACGTTTGGATAA